The proteins below are encoded in one region of Amycolatopsis magusensis:
- a CDS encoding glycoside hydrolase family 16 protein: MNRRIPVAVAALLATALAIPTGATGATAAPAACAGVLFDDFAYDSHTDPRLAQRGWQLRNGGGGPGVGNWSAANATFPVVDGQPVLQLSAHTDGTTGGTSQAEVMHQRKFYEGTYSARVRFSDVPVSGADGDHLVQTFFTITPLAFPNDPNYGELDFEYLPNGGWGESGATMFLTSWETYQPDPWVADNRSTAVRSGFAGWRTLTVQVSGGTLRYFIGDQLVATHDGHVYPETPMMLAFQEWFIDHAAHSGGRSTYQTQNDWVYYAANEVLSPAGVQDRVNGLRANGTKHTDSASC, from the coding sequence ATGAACCGCCGAATTCCCGTGGCCGTGGCCGCGCTGCTGGCCACCGCGCTGGCCATCCCCACCGGCGCCACCGGCGCCACTGCCGCACCGGCCGCCTGCGCCGGTGTGCTGTTCGACGACTTCGCCTACGACTCCCACACCGACCCGCGCCTGGCGCAGCGCGGCTGGCAGCTGCGCAACGGCGGTGGCGGGCCCGGCGTGGGGAACTGGTCCGCGGCGAACGCCACCTTCCCGGTGGTGGACGGCCAGCCGGTGCTCCAGCTCTCCGCGCACACCGACGGCACCACCGGCGGGACCAGCCAGGCCGAGGTGATGCACCAGCGGAAGTTCTACGAAGGCACCTATTCCGCGCGCGTCCGGTTCAGCGACGTACCGGTCTCGGGCGCGGACGGCGACCACCTGGTCCAGACCTTCTTCACCATCACCCCGCTCGCCTTCCCCAACGACCCGAACTACGGCGAGCTGGACTTCGAATACCTGCCCAACGGCGGCTGGGGCGAATCCGGCGCGACGATGTTCCTCACCAGCTGGGAGACCTACCAGCCCGACCCGTGGGTGGCGGACAACCGCAGCACCGCGGTGCGCTCGGGTTTCGCCGGCTGGCGGACGCTGACCGTGCAGGTCTCCGGGGGCACGCTGCGGTACTTCATCGGGGATCAGCTCGTCGCCACCCACGACGGGCACGTCTACCCCGAGACGCCGATGATGCTCGCCTTCCAGGAGTGGTTCATCGACCACGCCGCGCACTCCGGCGGCCGCAGCACCTACCAGACGCAGAACGACTGGGTCTACTACGCGGCCAACGAGGTGCTCTCCCCGGCCGGTGTCCAGGACCGGGTGAACGGGCTGCGCGCGAACGGGACCAAGCACACCGATTCCGCCTCCTGCTAG
- a CDS encoding AMP-binding protein: MQEETIGGLVERVALAYGPRTAVVAGGQRITYREQLGRIRRAGRALLGLGLDTGDRVAILMSDRPELLDVYYGALWAGLAVVPLNSRLGVADHQYIVCDSAAEVLVHDAVHARRVQQIRGTSGVEHVVSVDDEAVLTGGHSWQRLSCHQPDHPGAPTVFPSDLYGIYYTAGTTGQPKGVVHTHRTVLAALFSQLSELGLDEGDRFAHVTPLSHAAGAFVLPVWLRGGTNVLAGRFDPDELVDTIARERITATLLSPDMLAGLMDAAPAAGAKLLSLTTVVYSGGRVEPERLIAAMDRFGPVFVQFYGLTEVPNQVTVLRKRDHAAAVATGDPGPLSSCGRPVAIADVRIEHPDGRQARAGERGEVVVGGPHVMLRYWNRYADTERALRGGHLYTGDTGHFDEGGFLHLADRQRETIRSAGVTVYPKQVEAGLITHPAVRDACVFGAPDDRRGEVVHAVVVADPDATVCAEDLISWVAERGGEALAPRRVDFVDAIPLTEVGKHDRPRLRGRAS, from the coding sequence ATGCAGGAGGAGACCATCGGCGGGCTGGTCGAACGGGTGGCACTGGCCTACGGTCCCCGCACCGCGGTCGTCGCGGGTGGACAGCGGATCACCTACCGCGAGCAGCTCGGCCGCATCCGGCGGGCCGGGCGCGCGCTGCTCGGCCTCGGCCTGGACACCGGTGACCGCGTGGCCATCCTGATGAGCGATCGCCCCGAACTGCTCGACGTGTACTACGGCGCGCTCTGGGCCGGGCTGGCGGTGGTCCCGCTCAACAGCCGCCTCGGCGTGGCCGACCACCAGTACATCGTCTGCGACTCGGCGGCGGAGGTCCTCGTCCACGACGCCGTCCACGCGCGGCGCGTCCAGCAGATCCGCGGTACCTCGGGCGTCGAGCACGTGGTCTCGGTGGACGACGAGGCCGTGCTGACCGGCGGGCACAGCTGGCAGCGCCTGTCGTGCCACCAGCCGGACCACCCCGGCGCACCGACGGTGTTCCCCAGCGACCTCTACGGCATCTACTACACCGCGGGCACCACCGGGCAGCCCAAGGGCGTGGTGCACACCCACCGGACCGTGCTGGCCGCGTTGTTCAGCCAGCTCAGTGAGCTGGGGCTCGACGAAGGCGACCGGTTCGCCCACGTCACACCGCTCTCGCACGCCGCCGGGGCGTTCGTGCTGCCGGTGTGGCTGCGTGGCGGCACCAACGTCCTGGCCGGGCGGTTCGACCCCGATGAGCTGGTGGACACGATCGCCCGCGAGCGGATCACCGCGACCCTGCTCTCCCCGGACATGCTCGCCGGGCTGATGGACGCCGCCCCCGCGGCCGGCGCGAAACTGCTCTCGCTGACCACCGTGGTCTACAGCGGCGGCCGGGTCGAGCCGGAGCGGCTGATCGCCGCCATGGACCGCTTCGGGCCGGTGTTCGTGCAGTTCTACGGGCTGACCGAGGTGCCGAACCAGGTGACCGTGCTGCGCAAGCGCGACCACGCCGCGGCGGTGGCCACCGGCGACCCGGGCCCGCTGTCCTCCTGCGGCCGCCCGGTGGCGATCGCCGACGTGCGGATCGAGCACCCCGACGGCAGGCAGGCCAGGGCGGGGGAGCGCGGCGAGGTGGTGGTCGGCGGGCCGCACGTGATGCTGCGTTACTGGAACCGCTACGCCGACACCGAGCGCGCGCTGCGTGGCGGTCACCTCTACACCGGCGACACCGGCCACTTCGACGAGGGCGGCTTCCTGCACCTGGCCGACCGGCAGCGCGAGACGATCCGGTCGGCGGGTGTGACGGTGTACCCGAAGCAGGTGGAAGCCGGGTTGATCACCCACCCGGCGGTCCGCGACGCCTGCGTCTTCGGCGCCCCGGACGACCGCCGCGGCGAGGTGGTGCACGCGGTGGTGGTCGCCGATCCGGACGCCACGGTGTGCGCCGAGGACCTGATCAGCTGGGTGGCCGAGCGAGGCGGCGAGGCGCTGGCGCCCCGCCGCGTCGACTTCGTGGACGCCATCCCGCTCACCGAGGTCGGCAAGCACGACCGCCCGCGCCTGCGTGGCCGCGCGAGCTGA